The proteins below are encoded in one region of Armatimonadota bacterium:
- a CDS encoding Xaa-Pro peptidase family protein: MRDARLAGIRKHMSAKGLEAMLITNMRNIFYLSGFTGSTAAMVITGDKSYILVDPRYSIQARNECKTSEVRDYTRVATIVAAASLIKELSVKTVGYEADNIVISSFGKLRRALGPGIKSRSTTGMVEKVRRIKDSDELALIRHACSIVDTTFERIVNEIRPGMTENEIALFIDTNMRKLGAEHEGFSTIAAAGPNSACPHHSPTDAVLKTGQFLKMDYGAQYMRYNSDITRTICFGKPTAKHREVYQVVLDAQMKAIESIAPGKNCRDIDTVARDYITSKGYGDNFGHGLGHSLGIDVHEEPRFSQTCDVVLEPGMVMTVEPGIYIEDWGGVRIEDDVLVTESGCEVLTSATKELVCI, translated from the coding sequence ATGCGTGATGCAAGGCTGGCTGGAATACGTAAACATATGAGCGCAAAGGGTCTCGAAGCCATGCTCATCACAAATATGCGCAACATCTTTTACCTGAGCGGGTTCACCGGATCTACCGCTGCTATGGTCATAACCGGCGATAAATCGTATATCCTGGTCGACCCGCGATACTCGATCCAGGCGCGAAATGAGTGCAAAACGTCTGAAGTGCGGGATTATACTCGTGTCGCTACAATAGTTGCTGCTGCCTCTCTTATCAAAGAACTCAGTGTGAAGACTGTCGGGTATGAGGCTGATAATATAGTGATCTCATCATTTGGGAAATTAAGGCGCGCACTGGGACCCGGAATCAAATCTCGCTCGACAACAGGTATGGTCGAGAAAGTGCGCAGGATCAAAGACTCAGACGAGCTTGCGCTTATCAGACATGCCTGCTCGATTGTCGATACGACATTTGAGAGGATAGTCAATGAGATCAGACCGGGGATGACCGAGAATGAAATAGCACTATTTATCGACACCAATATGCGCAAACTCGGCGCTGAACACGAAGGTTTTTCGACCATAGCGGCTGCGGGACCAAACTCGGCATGCCCGCACCACAGCCCGACTGATGCCGTACTCAAAACCGGTCAGTTCCTCAAGATGGACTACGGCGCGCAGTATATGCGATACAACTCGGACATTACGCGCACTATCTGCTTCGGCAAGCCCACTGCAAAACACCGTGAGGTCTACCAAGTAGTATTGGATGCTCAGATGAAGGCTATAGAATCGATTGCGCCGGGTAAAAACTGCCGCGATATAGACACGGTTGCGCGTGATTATATCACCTCCAAAGGCTATGGCGATAACTTCGGCCATGGGCTGGGACACTCGCTGGGGATAGATGTTCATGAAGAGCCGCGCTTCTCACAGACGTGCGACGTGGTGCTGGAGCCGGGGATGGTGATGACTGTGGAACCGGGGATCTATATCGAAGACTGGGGCGGAGTGAGAATTGAAGACGATGTGCTGGTGACTGAGAGCGGCTGTGAAGTGCTCACAAGCGCGACTAAAGAGCTGGTTTGCATTTAG
- the aroQ gene encoding type II 3-dehydroquinate dehydratase: MMKILLIHGPNLNMLGEREPGVYGTETIDMINDRCMGLAKELNIEMEIKQSNHEGEIIDMIQAAGKTVKGIVINPGAFTHYSIAIRDALAAVKLPIVEVHLSNIYTREEFRHTSVIAPVATGQICGFGKESYLLGIRAVVEIIRNA; this comes from the coding sequence ATGATGAAAATACTCTTGATACACGGTCCCAACCTGAATATGCTGGGCGAGAGAGAGCCCGGTGTCTACGGGACAGAAACTATCGATATGATTAATGATCGCTGTATGGGACTTGCTAAAGAGCTCAATATCGAGATGGAGATAAAGCAGTCCAATCATGAAGGCGAAATTATCGATATGATTCAGGCAGCGGGCAAGACTGTAAAGGGAATCGTAATCAACCCCGGAGCGTTCACGCACTACAGCATCGCAATACGAGACGCGCTGGCGGCTGTTAAACTGCCTATAGTCGAAGTGCATCTATCAAATATCTATACAAGAGAAGAGTTCAGACATACATCGGTCATCGCGCCGGTGGCGACCGGACAGATCTGCGGGTTCGGCAAAGAAAGCTATCTGTTGGGAATCAGAGCGGTTGTGGAGATAATTAGAAATGCGTGA
- a CDS encoding type II toxin-antitoxin system prevent-host-death family antitoxin, with the protein MVSLTSKEAKEKFGMLVDTARREPVTITKHNRPAVVVISSERYAELEALEDEIWITRAKKAEKRGYKSADESEAIISEILNAEA; encoded by the coding sequence ATGGTATCGCTCACGTCAAAGGAAGCAAAGGAAAAATTTGGGATGCTGGTAGATACGGCTAGAAGAGAGCCCGTAACTATAACCAAGCATAATCGTCCGGCGGTGGTAGTAATCTCCAGCGAAAGATATGCCGAGCTTGAAGCGCTTGAAGATGAAATATGGATTACGCGAGCCAAAAAGGCAGAGAAAAGAGGCTACAAGAGCGCAGACGAGAGCGAAGCTATTATTAGTGAGATCCTGAATGCTGAGGCTTAA
- the rodA gene encoding rod shape-determining protein RodA produces the protein MIDSIDGIVDSRHVKNFDFSLLFIALAIIAFSCVMIYSASRGGTTGTGYVERQIVWAVLGLAAAALMASIDTSLYHRYAGKLYVVNLLMLAAVLVTGHSSKGAQRWIGFGAAKIQPSEFAKIILIIALAVFLVERREQIRSMGVFAKSFIYLAVPMLLIFKQPDLGTSLVLIAIWLTMTFVMGTDIKNILIFVSAGIILVLAAWNIPGVMKDYQKMRVITFINPAADPRGSGYHVTQSRIAIGSGKFSGKGFLKGTQRELHFIPEQHTDFIFTVVGEETGFVGAAGLVALYFALIWRALMIMNVTEDLTGRAIAAGVTGMFLFHIVVNISMTIGIMPVTGVPLPMFSYGGSSLMANMMGVGLLEGVSMRRHKISF, from the coding sequence ATGATTGACAGCATTGATGGAATAGTCGACAGCAGGCATGTAAAGAATTTCGATTTCTCGCTGCTTTTTATAGCTCTGGCTATAATCGCGTTTAGCTGTGTGATGATATACAGCGCGAGCCGCGGCGGCACGACCGGCACCGGATATGTAGAGCGACAGATAGTATGGGCAGTGCTGGGTCTGGCGGCAGCAGCATTGATGGCTTCGATAGATACGAGCCTGTATCATCGATATGCCGGTAAGCTATATGTTGTCAACCTGTTGATGCTCGCCGCAGTGCTCGTAACTGGTCATTCCTCCAAGGGCGCACAGCGATGGATCGGTTTCGGCGCAGCCAAGATTCAGCCGTCTGAGTTCGCAAAGATTATATTGATAATAGCGCTGGCTGTTTTTCTGGTCGAGCGCAGAGAACAAATTCGGTCTATGGGTGTTTTCGCAAAGTCATTTATTTATCTGGCGGTCCCGATGCTCTTGATATTCAAGCAGCCGGACCTCGGCACCAGCCTTGTGCTGATAGCAATCTGGCTGACGATGACCTTCGTGATGGGCACGGACATCAAGAACATCCTGATTTTTGTCAGCGCAGGAATTATACTGGTGCTGGCTGCCTGGAACATCCCGGGAGTGATGAAAGACTATCAGAAGATGCGCGTGATCACATTTATCAATCCTGCGGCGGACCCACGCGGCAGCGGGTATCATGTAACTCAGTCGCGAATTGCAATCGGCTCCGGCAAATTTAGTGGAAAGGGCTTTTTGAAAGGCACCCAGCGTGAGCTTCACTTTATTCCGGAGCAGCATACCGACTTTATCTTTACCGTTGTCGGCGAAGAGACAGGCTTTGTCGGCGCTGCAGGGTTGGTCGCTCTATATTTCGCGCTGATATGGCGCGCCCTGATGATTATGAACGTGACCGAGGACCTTACAGGCCGAGCGATTGCCGCGGGCGTGACGGGTATGTTCCTCTTCCATATTGTCGTTAATATCAGCATGACTATAGGTATCATGCCGGTTACGGGTGTGCCTTTGCCTATGTTCAGCTATGGCGGCAGCAGCCTGATGGCCAATATGATGGGTGTCGGCCTGCTCGAAGGCGTAAGTATGCGCAGGCATAAGATCAGTTTTTAG
- a CDS encoding type II toxin-antitoxin system RelE/ParE family toxin, protein MLRLKLTKDAGEFLAKRQLKHQRQIAAKIQTLRDDPAPTDSKALKGYDGYMRSDIGEYRVIYRVDGDTLFVATIGKRNDDEVYRRFKRK, encoded by the coding sequence ATGCTGAGGCTTAAACTCACAAAAGATGCAGGCGAGTTTCTTGCCAAAAGACAGCTTAAGCATCAGCGACAGATAGCAGCCAAAATTCAGACTCTGCGGGACGACCCGGCGCCAACCGACTCCAAGGCACTGAAAGGTTATGATGGATATATGCGATCAGATATTGGCGAATATCGCGTTATCTACAGAGTAGATGGTGACACCCTGTTTGTGGCTACAATTGGAAAACGCAATGATGATGAGGTTTATCGCAGATTTAAGAGGAAGTGA
- a CDS encoding pitrilysin family protein: MTRTIFLAGFIFLLLQSIAFAQPAEFQIVKMDNGLTIILQEDHAVGLVGVDVWVKAGSAMETAETNGISHLIEHLAFGSTTKHKQGEMDLEMESLGATLDAHTSRDWAHFSTTVSSRYLPKALDILADIVTGAQFDQAELDRERLVVTDEIIKKQTKPFDICKDYLAKELYGSHPYSLPIEGTEETVAKITRQQMVDQYHKLYVASNIAVVLVGDIDSQQAISEIGRAFQTLPKTPAPDQKPVEITPPAAQVYKTFKAPYKYDYLAIAFLGPSGDSFADVCATDVLMTYIGYGRWNWMQDELSKKMGLAAETSGDFLTQKYPSMISLVAATTGTNFEEARNAIFKKIDEIRRQGIPAGNLALAQREVLGDYAFQNETYGGRANTAGFYFAVSDAQFANKYIDCIQAVTNDDIMRAARKYFDPTKAVIIVLGPDGGAR, encoded by the coding sequence ATGACTCGAACAATCTTTCTAGCCGGGTTTATATTTCTTTTACTCCAATCTATTGCATTTGCGCAGCCTGCCGAGTTCCAAATAGTAAAAATGGACAACGGCCTGACCATAATCCTGCAGGAAGACCATGCGGTCGGGCTTGTAGGAGTCGATGTATGGGTCAAGGCGGGCTCTGCCATGGAGACCGCTGAAACTAACGGTATCTCGCACCTGATAGAACACCTCGCGTTCGGCTCCACAACAAAGCACAAGCAGGGTGAGATGGACCTTGAGATGGAGAGCCTGGGGGCTACGCTCGATGCTCACACATCCCGCGACTGGGCGCATTTCTCTACTACAGTATCTTCTCGCTACCTGCCCAAGGCGCTGGATATACTTGCAGACATCGTTACGGGCGCGCAGTTTGATCAGGCCGAACTGGACCGTGAACGCCTTGTAGTTACAGACGAGATCATTAAGAAGCAAACGAAACCGTTCGACATCTGCAAAGATTATCTGGCAAAAGAGCTTTACGGCAGTCACCCGTATTCACTGCCTATCGAAGGCACGGAAGAGACAGTCGCAAAAATCACTCGTCAGCAGATGGTGGACCAATATCACAAGCTATACGTGGCGTCGAATATAGCTGTTGTGCTGGTCGGCGATATAGACAGCCAACAGGCTATATCCGAAATTGGCAGAGCATTTCAGACTCTGCCGAAAACACCTGCGCCGGATCAAAAACCTGTCGAAATCACCCCACCTGCCGCACAGGTTTACAAGACATTCAAAGCGCCATACAAATATGACTATCTGGCAATAGCTTTCCTGGGGCCGTCGGGTGACAGCTTCGCGGACGTATGCGCGACGGATGTGCTGATGACATACATCGGTTATGGTCGATGGAACTGGATGCAGGACGAGCTTTCAAAGAAGATGGGGCTGGCTGCTGAGACTTCGGGTGATTTTCTTACTCAGAAATACCCATCCATGATATCTCTTGTGGCCGCGACCACCGGCACCAATTTTGAGGAAGCTAGAAACGCGATATTCAAAAAGATAGACGAGATCAGACGACAGGGCATACCGGCTGGGAATCTGGCTCTTGCACAGCGGGAGGTCCTTGGTGACTATGCGTTTCAGAACGAGACATACGGAGGCCGGGCAAACACTGCAGGCTTCTATTTTGCGGTATCCGATGCGCAGTTTGCAAACAAGTATATCGACTGCATTCAGGCGGTAACTAATGACGACATTATGAGAGCGGCGCGCAAATATTTCGACCCGACAAAAGCCGTAATCATCGTGCTGGGGCCGGACGGGGGTGCAAGATGA
- a CDS encoding AbrB/MazE/SpoVT family DNA-binding domain-containing protein — translation MSVVRASSKYQVAIPKAIRNKLHIKPGQKMTISESDGLIVLAPIPPDPTDFLCGIFKDEPSMADELAAERKRDVEDE, via the coding sequence ATGTCTGTGGTTCGCGCATCGTCAAAATATCAAGTAGCTATACCAAAGGCAATCCGCAACAAGTTGCATATAAAGCCGGGGCAGAAAATGACGATTTCGGAATCCGACGGCTTGATCGTCCTTGCTCCTATCCCGCCGGACCCTACTGATTTTCTATGTGGAATTTTTAAGGACGAACCGTCTATGGCGGACGAGCTGGCCGCTGAGCGGAAGCGAGACGTCGAAGATGAGTAA
- a CDS encoding type II toxin-antitoxin system VapC family toxin encodes MSKYVLDSFALLAFFQQERGWERVRELIKCAEDGRVELYMSVINMAEVKYMLARRGKNNPQVMAAIEALPINIASADEHIDQVITLKAMHAVSLADCFGVAVAIGLNCPIITADPEFEKLESVVQVEWLR; translated from the coding sequence ATGAGTAAATATGTTCTGGACTCTTTTGCTTTATTGGCTTTCTTTCAGCAAGAGCGGGGTTGGGAGAGGGTCAGAGAACTCATCAAGTGTGCTGAGGATGGCAGAGTTGAACTATACATGTCGGTTATCAATATGGCCGAGGTCAAGTACATGCTCGCCCGTCGCGGGAAAAACAATCCTCAGGTGATGGCAGCCATCGAAGCTTTGCCGATCAATATTGCGTCTGCAGATGAACACATTGATCAAGTAATCACCCTCAAAGCCATGCATGCAGTATCATTGGCTGATTGCTTTGGCGTAGCAGTTGCCATAGGTCTCAATTGCCCGATTATTACGGCGGACCCCGAATTTGAAAAGCTGGAGTCTGTCGTTCAGGTAGAATGGCTCAGATAG